Proteins co-encoded in one Alcanivorax sp. genomic window:
- the moaA gene encoding GTP 3',8-cyclase MoaA has product MKSTDQAPPAVLQDRFGRTIDYVRLSVTDRCDFRCVYCMAEDMTFVPRAQVLTLEEMGRLARVLVALGVKRIRLTGGEPLVRKDVAHLVRDIGAISGLDELNMTTNGSRLDRYANELKAAGLDRVNISLDSLNPDLFRQLTRTGDLNQVLAGIEAAREAGFRRIKLNSVILRGRNHDEVPALVNFALEKGLDISFIEEMPLGQISEHDRGLEFVSSAELREDLSERLKLVPLAEKTGGPSRYWQVPGSDSRIGFISPHSQNFCEMCNRVRVTAEGRMLLCLGHEHSVDLRAVLRAHPDDDAPLRDAIIGAMAIKPERHDFSLDPGEQLVRFMNMTGG; this is encoded by the coding sequence GACCGCTTTGGGCGCACCATCGATTATGTCCGGCTGTCGGTTACCGACCGCTGTGATTTCCGCTGTGTGTACTGCATGGCGGAGGACATGACCTTTGTGCCACGGGCCCAGGTGCTGACCCTGGAAGAGATGGGGCGGCTGGCACGAGTGCTGGTGGCGCTGGGGGTGAAGCGGATCCGGCTCACCGGTGGCGAACCTCTGGTGCGCAAGGATGTGGCGCATCTTGTGCGCGATATTGGTGCCATTTCAGGGCTCGATGAACTAAATATGACCACCAATGGCTCGCGGCTGGACCGCTATGCCAACGAGTTGAAGGCCGCTGGCCTGGACCGGGTGAACATCAGCCTGGACTCCCTGAACCCGGATCTGTTTCGCCAGCTGACTCGCACGGGTGATCTCAACCAGGTGCTGGCGGGGATCGAGGCGGCTCGCGAGGCAGGCTTCCGGCGGATCAAGCTGAACAGCGTGATCCTGCGAGGCCGTAATCACGATGAGGTGCCTGCGCTGGTGAATTTCGCCCTGGAGAAGGGGCTGGATATCTCTTTTATCGAGGAGATGCCGCTGGGTCAGATCAGTGAGCACGACCGCGGGCTGGAATTCGTGTCCTCCGCGGAGCTGCGGGAAGACTTGTCTGAACGGCTCAAGCTGGTGCCGCTGGCCGAGAAGACCGGTGGCCCGTCCCGTTACTGGCAGGTGCCCGGCAGTGACAGCCGTATCGGCTTTATTTCCCCGCACTCACAAAACTTTTGCGAGATGTGTAATCGGGTGCGGGTCACTGCGGAGGGGCGTATGCTCCTGTGCCTGGGGCATGAACACAGCGTGGACCTGCGCGCGGTGCTGCGCGCCCACCCGGATGATGATGCCCCCCTGCGCGACGCCATTATCGGTGCCATGGCCATCAAGCCAGAACGCCATGACTTCAGCCTGGACCCGGGTGAGCAACTGGTACGATTCATGAATATGACTGGTG